One Nicotiana tomentosiformis chromosome 4, ASM39032v3, whole genome shotgun sequence genomic window carries:
- the LOC138909858 gene encoding uncharacterized protein produces MLYPTVASWPFDADLGSTLSYISPFVVSKCGKEQELLCQPFEVSKPMGESVIVRRMYRGCDVMIYDRHTLADLNELVEFDVIIGMDWLASCYTIVDCWKKVARFYFPGEPAIKSKGDIATPKGTFISYLRARKMITKGCFYHLVGVREAEAKPLTIQSVQVVSEFPDVFPDELSSIPPEREIEFAIDAPPDMQPILIPPYRMAPTELMELKDQLKDLLDKDIDYRQLNKVTIKNKYPPLPRIDDLFEQLQGAKYFSKIDLRYGYHQLRVKGEDILKTNFRT; encoded by the coding sequence ATGTTATATCCGACTGTTGCATCATGGCCATTTGACGCCGATCTAGGATCCACTTTGTCGTACATTTCCCCATTTGTTGTTAGTAAATGTGGTAAAGAACAAGAATTATTATGTCAACCATTCGAAGTATCCAAGCCTATGGGCGAATCCGTGATAGTTAGGCGGATGTATCGAGGTTGTGATGTAATGATTTATGATCGCCATACCTTAGCTGATTTGAATGAATTGGTAGAGTTTGATGTCATCattggcatggactggttggcctcttgTTATACTATAGTGGATTGTTGGAAGAAAGTTGCTCGCTTTTACTTCCCGGGAGAACCTGCTATCAAATCGAAGGGCGATATTGCAACGCCAAAAGGAACATTTATTTCTTACCTTAGGGCCCGGAAGATGATCACGAAAGGATGTTTCTATCATTTGGTGGGGGTGCGAGAAGCGGAGGCGAAGCCTCTCACCATTCAGTCAGTACAGGTCGTAAGTGAATTCCCTGATGTGTTCCCTGATGAGCTCTCGAGTATTCCACCCGagagggagattgagtttgctattgacgcGCCACCCGATATGCAACCGATATTGATTCCCCCGTACAGGATGGCTCCCACAGAGTTGATGGAATTAAAGGATCAGCTGAAGGACCTTCTTGATAAGGATATTGATTATCGACAGCTGAATAAggtaacaatcaagaacaagtatccgccgcttccaagaattgatgatttgtttgaacaattgcaaggtgctaagtatTTCTCGAAGATTGATCTCAGATATGGGTACCATCAGCTAAGGGTCAAGGGagaagatattctaaagacaaacTTTCGGACATGA
- the LOC138909859 gene encoding uncharacterized protein, whose protein sequence is MNYLTKTQWLLKYPPWKMYFDGAAHRGGAGAGVVFVTSQGEVLPYSFTLTQLCSNNVAEYQALILGLEMAVDMMRYEVKKPELRPYHDCAKKLMGWIGNVTIQHVPRKQNKKVDALATLASSLTLPDQAQVSICQKWVVLPPNEGESKDNELEHLVKVFEVEKEEWRQLIIDYLSYGILPENPRRRTEICRRSPHFLYYKDTLYRRSF, encoded by the exons ATGAACTACCTGACGAAGacacaatggttgttgaagtaccctccatggaagatgtactttgatggtgctgcacatcgcggaggagctggtgctggcgtagtatttgtcacttctcaagggGAAGTTCTACCCTACTCCTTCACTTTGACACAACTCTGTTCCAATAAtgttgctgagtatcaagcattaatacttgggcttgaaatggctgttGATATGATGCG TTATGAGGTCAAGAAACCTGAACTACGCCCTTATCATGATTGTGCTAAGAAATTGATGGGATGGATCGGTAATGTGACTATTCAACATGTACCTAGGAAACAAAACAAGAAAGTTGATGCTTTAGCTAccctagcttcatcgttaacccTGCCTGATCAAGCTCAAGTTAGtatctgccaaaaatgggtagtactgCCGCCAAATGAGGGTGAAAGTAAAGACAATGAACTCGAGCATCTTGTCAAGGTTTTTGAAGTTGAGAAGGAAGAATGGCGACAACTCATTATCGACTACTTGAGCTACGGGATACTCCCAGAAAATccgaggagaaggactgaaatctGTCGTCGTTCACCTCATTttctttactacaaagatactctatataGAAGATCATTTTAG
- the LOC138909860 gene encoding uncharacterized protein, producing the protein MEDDEKLEDVSPCYHIFFYDGDLQEDEDAKDAPSELEEGVKTIVDALKEVNLGTDEEPRPTYLSALLEVDEESTYIELLKEFRDFFAWSYKEMPSLDPKVAVHYLSVKNGARPVKQAQRHLRPDLIPVIETKVNKLIEAGFIREVKYPTWVSSIIPIRKKNGQI; encoded by the coding sequence atggaggatgatGAGAAATTGGAGGATGTTTCACCGTGTTATCACATATTCTTCTATGATGGGGACcttcaagaagatgaagatgcgaaagatgctccatctgaacttgaagaaggggtgaagaCAATAGTTGATGcattaaaagaagttaaccttggcactgatgaagagccaagacccacctacctaagtgctttactagaagttgatgaagaaagcacatatattgagttactcaaggagtttagggatttctttgcttggagttacaaagagatGCCTAGCTTGGACCCGAAAGTAGCAGTCCATTACCTCTCAGTCAAGAATGGTGCTCGTCCTGTTAAGCAAGCTCAAAGGCACCTTAGGCCGGACTTGATTCCCGTGATTGAAACCAaagttaacaaactcatcgaAGCTGGCTTTATCcgtgaagttaaatacccaacatgggtttcaagtattATCCCAATAAGGAAGAAAAATGGCCAAATTTGA